The genomic interval TAAccatttaaaaattaacacCATTGGTGCTCCTAAGTTAATTTTGCCACGGTATTTTATGAACGGTGTTAGAATCGTTGTATTACAAAAAGACAAGGCATTTTACAATGTAGCGAGCGTATTTTGTAAAATGCTGACGCCGTTTATTATGgcaaatttcaacttttttttgcCTCTTTCAAGTAAGTAAAACGCCCGAGTGAGGTGATTAATAGGAAGGTACTCTTTGTATAGGTCTACGTACTCTGGTCGCTACCTACTCGCATCATTAATACCTGCTAGCTTCGCTTAGATATTTTATGTAATTGAAGCTAATCACTACGTGCTGGTAGGAActaggaaataataattctcATTCTCTCAtagtctaaggttgaaatctatagaccggactttgtctttgcttagacttaagtttcagttaaaacgagacagatttatgccgccagcggtataacgctgtctcgttttaacagtgttttaagtctaagcaaagtcaaagtgcgctctatagatctcagcctaagacgcACGTCACGCGCACGCAAATGCGCACGATGCTCGCCTTagtgattaggtaggtacatactcttTGACTGGCGCTCACACAAAGAACGAATGAAATATAGACAACAAAGAAATCATGTTTTGAATCTGTACAAGAGTGATTTGACATGCTTGACACATGACAATGACATTACTGACAGTTACTTGTCAACTTGATTCTCTTCTTTTTATTCTAGGTACCTACAGGAAAGAAAAggaaaatctaaagaaaaagtAACAGTATTTTTAATCGAAAATGGCTGCGAGCCGTCGCAAACAAGATGACAAAAATTTAGAAATCCTACGTGAACTTATATCTTTAAACGGGAATAAATATTGTTTGGATTGTAATCAGAGAGGGCCTACATACGTCAATACGACAATTGGCTCCTTTGTGTGCTCAAAATGTTCAGGAATGCTGTAAGTATTATTTCTGCGTTATTTGCTCATTTATAGTATCAACAAACAATGCTTTAATGACTAATGTTACAGGCGCGGTCTCACACCTCCTCATCGTGTAAAGTCCATCTCCATGGCTACTTTTACACCAGAAGAGATAGAATTCATAAAAGTAAGAGGAAACGATTATTGCCGACGCGTGTGGTTAGGCCTTTACGAGGGTGAAAGTGTAAACTTTACTGATGAGCAAAGCGTAAAAGATTTCATGTCTGATAAGTATGAAAAAAAGAGGTATTATCTTGAATCACCACCTAATAGTGTACCAGTCACAAATGGTaattcagttaaaaataaaattaaaagcaaGTTGGCCAGTAGCAATGTGGGTGTAGCCACTCCTTTGATATCCATCATGCCTCAATCTACCAAGACTtccaacaacaataataatgtgAATGTTGCAAAAATAGTCAGTAATGTGACACCTGTAAGTGAAAATATGCACAAACTGCCGAGGCCGGTAAACAATTTTTCTCAGCCAATGTTTAACAAGATGCCCACAATTCCAGCTGCAACACCAAACCCAGCCCCTGTACCTGAGTAAGTAACCACATgaatttagtttatctatccgACTATGTCAAAAACCACTTCTAATCCATACTTTATATCGTAAACCCataagtgtgtctctctgttaCCTATTTTGACACGATTCAGTACAGAGATAACTGACATCTCAGAGATGGATATAGAtcatttttatcctggaaatttggagttcccacaggagttttataaatctaaatctgTGCAGATGAAGTTGCTGGCATTATCTAGCTTTCTCTAATTTGCTCTTAGATACCATATTTGTTTAGATACTTTCACATTTCTAAATGAGTACAATATATGTACGTTCAATTTTGGTTGAtgaaataataatgtgtttgtgTTAATAAACATGTTTTCTTTCAGTTTTCCTGTTGATTTCTCCACAGCAAACATTTACAACAGCACACAGTTCAACAGTAGtatgaacaataataatattatgacacaaCCATCAATGAACAACAATCCAGTTTTTAATGCCTTCAATTCACCCCAAGCTAGTTCAAGTGAGAGTTTTCATTAACTACTACTTAATAGTTCTTACTAGCCAAATTATTTGTTTTGCATTAGTCAAATCAACAATTTTGAAATCAAATGCTTCttgtgtatttttaattttttttttgtgtacttAGTAATTTATTCTTCAATAGTTAATCATTAACAATTTCAGATGACCGCTATGCTGCTTTAGCAGACTTAGATTTGGCATTAAGACAGCAAAACATGAAGAATATGGGTACAAAATTTTGATAATCTTATTTTTGATTATCTTCATTAATTTAAGcagtatattaataattaaatatttttcagagGAGGGTAACAATGTGAGTAGGAATCCATTTCAAAGCGCTTCAGTCAGTGATATATTTGCTAATAAAAACCCATTTTTCAATGGAGGTTGGAATACAGCATCCGCAGCCAGGCCTGTTAATCCATTCATGGTAAGAATTCATTTATTATGCTTTATCCTCATAAAAGTGAGTTATCTTTTCTGCAAATCTAACAATCCTAAAGCTAACCATTTACAATAAAACCCAGTGATAGTAATAACTAGATATAATGTTTGGAGCAGTATCTATCCTATCTTATTCTTgtcatgtttaaaaataaatggacAAATTGTGGTAAATGTGTGGTAATTCCATTAGTGTGTCGTCACACTGATAAATAACAGGAAACATGGCATACAAGATATTGCAATTTTGCCTTCCTAATAGAACTCCTTATCAGTCAGAATAAAACACTTTGTGGTAAGCTGGTGATTCATGAATGAGAAGTGTACAGAGGTAATGTATCTGGGTTAAATAAAACATTCTTTTTCAGCCTGCAAACAATGGGGCCTATGTGAATTCCAAGAATCCTTTCCTCTGATAGCATCTGCAGCCACCTTAGGAACAAGCAAGGAACAAAGATAAATTAATGCAAACTAAAAAGCACAAACAATgctacaaatattatattataattgtttaatttttgtataacaGAGTAACTCAATTAAGTATTTACATTTTGCCATAGAGTTAGTCTAATGTGCTTATCGGTTGTTAACTTAAGTGCCTCAATCTGCCttaaaatttgatgaaaattagaagttaataatatattcttataTTATCTGCTGTTAATATTTACACATCTgtaaagaatatttaattctacCAATGAAATAAGCAAATCAAttgtaacattataatattttttattaaatatgctGGTCCTAGctttattaataatagtattGGATAAAATATGgaatttaaaatcaatttaagtcctaatttaaaattatgactTTACATgacaatattaagtatgtagttattttttgcataaaattgtaattggCGGCCTTACTGAGATAAAATAATGTTAAGGATTTAGGAGAAATTAAGTCAGTAGCCTGCTGTGATGTCATATTTCCTTCAGAAATAGGTGTATAATGTATTAGTTAGCAGCAGAattcaataacaattttaatatgattTCAATCTTTTTGTAAGTCAGTTACTAAAACATGATTAGTTTGTAGAAACATCTTGATAAGAACAATTATTATCTTTCATAAACTTTTTTGTACACTGCACTACACCTCTCTATGCATTGcaatcaaaaattgttattgAGTTATGTGAAATGTGTTTTCTGCAGCTTATTTGCATTGCATCAGTAAGTTAAGGGTACAAACCATTTTCTAATCATGACATTAGTCAAGCACGAAGAACAATCAGTTTTCTAAAATATTGTTGTGTATTTGTTATTAGGAACCTAATATCAGACGAGGCTAAGTATTATTTacaaactttttttatataaatttttgttCTAACTCTTTTAAGTTGAActgctttataataataataaattaatacacttgattttttaatttgttttcaaaattcaataatatgcaaaaaaattatatgaataatGACAATACAATGTTTAAATAATTAGTCTCTTTAGAAACTCTGAAATGAGCTCTCAAATTTCGTGCTTTATCTGTGATTTTATCTGTAGTTTTAATCTTTTCACGCATATTTAACTGAAcaacttttactttactttttattattgcactttgactatttatttaattttaatgtaattaattaattaattattttttactttttgagcACTGAGATCTGTTAATTTGTATAAAGATGTAAgaattaaatgtaatatttttttatttaagtatgttCTTTTCCTTACCTCTAAATATAATGCACACTTACCATTTAGCATATCATATCAACAGAATGTCATACTGAAATGGCTGAACGgaatttgattaaattttacaaaaattgagTGGCTATCTTGGAATAACACCACTACCATTATTATTTTGACCTGCTTTTAATAGATCAGTAACAGTAGTAGTACTGTTGATTTAACAATGAATGGTTTGTCTTGTGGCCAGCAAAGCTCTTAGGATGCAGCACAATCTAGTACTAGTGTATTTTTCAGGTTGGCTTAATGTATTTTTTGGAAATACTTTTAGGAAATGAAACATGCTTCACAGTAAAACTGGGTTTATTTtccttaaataaaaattaacaatacatattatatttacaagcCACAAAACTCACATTTTGTATTAACACGTTCAACGCCAGGTCGGACAATACTGGGCGACACTCTACTTTCTCCACTAGCCATACAAAAAAGGTGTAATATgtcaaaaaatccttttttgttttattagtgcATATGAATAGTTAAACGTTTTAAACTATTAGAGTATTAAGGAGACTGATTAAAACAGTATAATAACGACAATAGCTCATGTCGCCCATCATTGTCCCCGATGGCCCCCTGCGCATGGTCATCTGCATTTCAAACGTAGCGCGCCGCGCGGGTCACGTTGTCGCCCATTCTACCTACACTGCGCCGCCGCGCCGTTTGCTGGCCGAGAAGTACTCCGCCCGCATTACCCATCCGTCCCGCTCCCACCACTCAGCCGTACGCGCAATTCGCTATCCTCCCGCGCCCCTTCAGTCCTTCGCAAGCATTTCGCAGGACGTTACGTTACCCGCTTTACGTTAGAGCTGTGTTTTTCCCGCCAAATCGTAATACCTACGCATCAAAGATATTCGCTAGTTACTTACATTATAATGGCTGACTTTGACGATGATGGTTTTGAAATCACAGAGGACATTTTGACACAACTTAATGATATCGAAATATCATTGCTAAACAATAGTTTTCAACTGAGTTCGGAGGATGAAGATGACTATCAAATATTACCCACAAAAAAAAAGAGGCGTCGTATAATTCAATCAGATAGTGAGATCAGCGAACATGAGGCAGTTGGTCCAGATACTTCAGGAAGTACACCATCAACGAATGTTTGGACTGAACCAAAAGGTAATCAACGCAAGATTATTCCTTTCACCGAAATTTCGGGTGTTCCATTGCACGTCAAGTTATCAATGTCTAATATGTCACCCGTAGATTTTTATTCGCTGTTTGTAACCGACGATATACTTCAACAAATAGTGAATCACACTAATTGCTATGCTATAGCTAAAATAACGAATATGCCTGAAGCTACTCCCAGTGCACGTATTAGAAAGTGGCATCCTACAAACTTGACAGAAATGAAGCAATTTTTTGGCTTGATTTTATTTATGGGTTTGGTGAAGCTTGTCAAATTGGCGGATTATTGGTCAAAAGACAAAATAACCGGGCACCCGTTTTCGAGAACTGTGATGTCTCGCAACCGTTTTGAATTGCTTTTGCAAATGCTTCATTTTTCTGACAATGACGACCATAACAAAGAAGATCGGTTGCATCGAGTTCGCCAGCTAATCGAAAATCTAAAcgctaattttaaaaaaaattatacacctACTGAAGACATCTGTATCGATGAAAGCATGGTGCCATTCCGTGGAAGGATAATATTTCGtcaatataataaacaaaaacgtCATAAATATGGCATAAAGGAGTTTAAACTATGCACAATTCCGGGATATACCTATAAAGTAAGCATTTACGCAGGTAAAAATGACGAGACTAATAATACACCGACGAATGTTGTTATGTCTTTGTGCGGAGATTTGTTGAATAAAGGACATACTCTTTATACGGACAACtggtatacaagtgtagattTGGCACGACAGCTAATAGACCAAGAAACGCACCTGGTAGGCACCATTCGCAAAAATAGAAGACAGTTGCCTAAAGATGTTGTTACAGCTAAACTTAGAAAAGGCGACTTTGCTGCAGCCGAGAGCTTCGATGGAATAACTATGATGAAATGGAAGGACAAGCGTGACGTATATGTGCTATCCACGAAGCATTCAATACAATTTCACGATATCAATAAACGTGGCAAAATTGTTTCAAAGCCAAAAATTGTTGTAGACTATAATAAAGTGAAAGGGGCAGTTGATTTGGCTGATCAATTGGCTGCTTATtcaacacctttgagaaaatcgCTGAAGTGGCACAAGAAGCTTGCGATTAATTTATTGCTCAATACTACATTGGTAAACGCCTATATTTTGTATCaaaaagttacaaataaaaagattcCTATAAGTAACTTTAGAAAAAGTATTGTGGAATCTTTTTGTATGCAGACAAATATACAAGAAATTCAGGATGAAAGACCTAAGAGGTTGAAACACAAACTGGTGAAGAAAGAAGGAAAGAGTTCAATTGTTAGGAGATCTTGCTCTCAGTGTTATAAGAACATTGTACAGAGTCAAGGAAGAAAACAGGCTAAAAACAAAGTGAAAAAAGTGCAAACGTTTTGTGATGATTGTCCAAACAAACCATTTTTGTGTTTGGATTGCTTTAATAAAGCCCATCGTTTCGCTTAAAATATTACAAGcaattcatgtttttttttactttttacaagTTATAATGTATCTCATGAACGTGGTTGAAAACAAGAATGGTCTCAGGACGATCTCATATTTTCGTAATTTTGTAACTATGTCTTaagatattttatataattaattttaaataaaagcttaatttaattGGTTATTCCTATATTACCTTATTTACCAACCCTATAGGTATTCCATTTCAACAATTTATTCATCATCTTACATCcattaaacaattttttgaaGTACTCTAGAGTTGGAAAAAAATCGATGTAGAAAGTGGCAAAAAATTTcaataagaaattaaaatctttGCGTGCTGCGATATCCAAACTGTTCTGTGGAGCCGCGCGGGTCCTGCTATATACAAAACATCCTAAAAACGAATGCCCGGCGGCTCAAATGAGAAGTTTGAAAATAGCTCTGACCGTCGGACAGCATTGTCCCCCACGGCCTGAACGATACATACAAGTGCCGGTCAACATTGTCTGACATGGCCTGTTTAGAAAGATCTGCATTTATTCCTTGGCGTTGAACGTGTTAAGATATGGGCTGTCAAATTTTATATTTGCTATTCAGCCGTGTAAACTTTGGTGTGGAGAAGTTATCAGGGGTCACGTTGGGACTAGGTAGAGGGAAAGGAGTCTTCGGCGTGTCTTGGGTGGCGGACGTGGACACATTTTTAATAGTGTCTG from Maniola jurtina chromosome 1, ilManJurt1.1, whole genome shotgun sequence carries:
- the LOC123867225 gene encoding piggyBac transposable element-derived protein 4-like, yielding MADFDDDGFEITEDILTQLNDIEISLLNNSFQLSSEDEDDYQILPTKKKRRRIIQSDSEISEHEAVGPDTSGSTPSTNVWTEPKGNQRKIIPFTEISGVPLHVKLSMSNMSPVDFYSLFVTDDILQQIVNHTNCYAIAKITNMPEATPSARIRKWHPTNLTEMKQFFGLILFMGLVKLVKLADYWSKDKITGHPFSRTVMSRNRFELLLQMLHFSDNDDHNKEDRLHRVRQLIENLNANFKKNYTPTEDICIDESMVPFRGRIIFRQYNKQKRHKYGIKEFKLCTIPGYTYKVSIYAGKNDETNNTPTNVVMSLCGDLLNKGHTLYTDNWYTSVDLARQLIDQETHLVGTIRKNRRQLPKDVVTAKLRKGDFAAAESFDGITMMKWKDKRDVYVLSTKHSIQFHDINKRGKIVSKPKIVVDYNKVKGAVDLADQLAAYSTPLRKSLKWHKKLAINLLLNTTLVNAYILYQKVTNKKIPISNFRKSIVESFCMQTNIQEIQDERPKRLKHKLVKKEGKSSIVRRSCSQCYKNIVQSQGRKQAKNKVKKVQTFCDDCPNKPFLCLDCFNKAHRFA
- the LOC123868436 gene encoding arf-GAP domain and FG repeat-containing protein 1 yields the protein MAASRRKQDDKNLEILRELISLNGNKYCLDCNQRGPTYVNTTIGSFVCSKCSGMLRGLTPPHRVKSISMATFTPEEIEFIKVRGNDYCRRVWLGLYEGESVNFTDEQSVKDFMSDKYEKKRYYLESPPNSVPVTNGNSVKNKIKSKLASSNVGVATPLISIMPQSTKTSNNNNNVNVAKIVSNVTPVSENMHKLPRPVNNFSQPMFNKMPTIPAATPNPAPVPDFPVDFSTANIYNSTQFNSSMNNNNIMTQPSMNNNPVFNAFNSPQASSNDRYAALADLDLALRQQNMKNMEEGNNVSRNPFQSASVSDIFANKNPFFNGGWNTASAARPVNPFMPANNGAYVNSKNPFL